CGCGCAGGGCGGTGAGGAAGTCCTCCGGCAGATCGGTGAAGCGCACGTCGGCGTCGAGGTCGACGGCGTGCACCATGACCTCTCTGCCGCGCAGCCAGGGGATGTCGGAGGCCGGCACCGTGCGTCCCTGCGCGGTGACCACTTCGGCGTGCCACTGGGCGTCGGTCAGGCGGGCCATGGCGTCGTGCAGCGTCTGCGCGGACCGCTCGAACCACGCGGTGAGCCGGTCCGCGGGCAGGCGCGCCCCCGACTCGATGCCGGCGTTCCGCTGTTCCGGGGAGGAGTACATGGGGGTGCGCTCACCGGTGCGTGCCCAGTGCACCAGGTTGCCGAGCGCCTCGGCGTTGCCGGCCAGGTGGGCCACCACGTGCCCCCGGCTCCAGCCGGGCAGCAGCGAGGGCGCGCCGTACGAGGCGTCGTCGAACCCGGCGAGGGCCTTGCGGCACAGGTCGGTGCCTTCGGTGACCCAGGCGAGCGCCGTCCG
This genomic stretch from Streptomyces deccanensis harbors:
- a CDS encoding maleylpyruvate isomerase family mycothiol-dependent enzyme, whose product is MTDLRTALAWVTEGTDLCRKALAGFDDASYGAPSLLPGWSRGHVVAHLAGNAEALGNLVHWARTGERTPMYSSPEQRNAGIESGARLPADRLTAWFERSAQTLHDAMARLTDAQWHAEVVTAQGRTVPASDIPWLRGREVMVHAVDLDADVRFTDLPEDFLTALRDDIGTRRGESTPAVRGRPAEVTAYLAGRPSTDVTTVDGSPAEPLPPWL